GGCTGGCGAAATTCGTCAGCCCGAAGCTGCTGAAGCAAACTTCGGGCGACTGAGCCGGACACAAGGCGTTTTTATGCTAGGCTGATCGCGGAAATGGAGGGGCAGATGTTCAAGTCCATTCTCGTGCCGATCGATCTCGCCGATACCGATCTGGCGAAACCCGCGATCGCGACGGCGGCGACGCTGTCGCAGACCTGGAGCGGCGCGGTCCGCCTTCTCAACGTCTTGCCGATGACGCCGGTGATGCTGGCGGAATATGTGCCCGCCGATTTCGATACCCAGCAGCGCGAAGCCTCCGAGGAGGCGCTCACCATCGTGGCGCGGGAATCCGGCATCGAGCCGTCGCGCATCTCGACCGTGGTGCGTCAGGGCGGCATTTATCACGAGATCCTCGAGGAAGCCG
The sequence above is drawn from the Bradyrhizobium sediminis genome and encodes:
- a CDS encoding universal stress protein, producing the protein MFKSILVPIDLADTDLAKPAIATAATLSQTWSGAVRLLNVLPMTPVMLAEYVPADFDTQQREASEEALTIVARESGIEPSRISTVVRQGGIYHEILEEAAAMKADLIVMTSHRPAMRTYFLGSNAGHVVRYAKCSVLVVRH